A genomic stretch from Anticarsia gemmatalis isolate Benzon Research Colony breed Stoneville strain chromosome 26, ilAntGemm2 primary, whole genome shotgun sequence includes:
- the LOC142984155 gene encoding uncharacterized protein LOC142984155 isoform X2, giving the protein MSQCCFICNNRAGVTLRNSTGLFGEHNVLQSGKKVFEVVSEIIEKPIIEKNAHSSVLCKKCFKSCSEFDLIKTRLHKLRRDFLEQFKQSLAIYSIDYDTYGTTIEEDIVKPEPAPPKSVVLGKKLVLPASKLQPIPPDLLLKVGKLPPFSKTGIIPQQLKAAPSTLNLKVTVGSSVLTQTIKTTTTSKPTDKNIDNNILSSLTNSLKHDMDNIVTSQASITPKTSILNFNVNSLPKNFLSGAVMKIGDDDKIDGDKNNDDHEMEIDEDCSLSLVSVSTADNGNLALQVEEVKSLAKTEVSEFLNVSELPSLDGTSEDHKYILGKVQILNGEGEEDLDDDEAHTIVVDSEDGSILRMVSGQKFIYEGGEISLVMADEQNNDSNDLQDEQDSNDETAIELQMAGDEETAKAILAAAQEQGGAFIKVESGEMFRVQTVEPRDTTTFVAKDGDHFKCLLCEKSGEVMSGDADSVMRHMKRVHDARLYICQFCGAMMKKRQEFSAHIAEHAAKLKSAPAKQHLCTTCGRTFSSRAALGEHAHVHAGLRPYACSVCHKKFASKYSHQAHLKTHSNRPRPFKCSQCGKSFLTQQNLIQHEKTHTGLKEFVCGICNKAFSTQHNLEVHGVVHSGNKSFVCPSCGKAFARRPELRDHVRTHTGERPFSCDICGARFTQRSNLHSHRRATHLDDKRYACTLCPKKFKRRRLLEYHIKACHTGERPLKCDMCGSSFVYPEHYKKHIRIHSGEKPYVCEICGKSFNSRDNRNTHRFVHSDKKPYECVACGAGYMRKQLLYAHMNTSGHLAESIVVNQPRVIKVSENVAGTQLEFDRSDSQSSDKFDTIFEATELDPSGVKTVKAETEIEETKLILQDEKGQLSLIQGTEDPTLLTLHNLGDRSHGTILEAVSAEQTSEPTEIVANDENGEVVRLIQIKLPDGNNGWVAFNRL; this is encoded by the exons AATGTTCTTCAATCAGGCAAAAAAGTGTTCGAGGTAGTGAGTGAGATTATAGAAAAGCCTATAATAGAGAAAAATGCACACAGCTCTGTGCTATGCAAGAAATGTTTCAAATCTTGCTCAGAATTTGACTTAATTAAGACTAG aTTGCATAAACTAAGAAGAGATTTCCTAGAACAATTCAAGCAATCGTTAGCTATATACAGCATAGATTATGATACCTATGGAACTACGATAGAAGAAGATATTGTCAAACCGGAGCCAGCGCCGCCGAAGTCAGTGGTTCTTGGCAAGAAGCTAGTGTTGCCAGCGTCAAAATTACAACCTATACCGCCGGATTTGTTGCTCAAAGTGGGGAAATTACCACCGTTTTCTAAGACTGGTATCATTCCACAACAACTTAAG GCAGCGCCTTCAACACTAAACCTGAAAGTGACAGTAGGATCCTCAGTATTAAcccaaacaataaaaacaaccaCCACAAGCAAACCCACGGACAAAAACATAGACAACAACATACTAAGTTCTTTAACAAACTCTTTGAAACATGACATGGACAACATCGTGACGTCACAAGCCAGTATTACACCAAAAACGTCCATTTTGAATTTCAACGTGAATAGCTTGCCTAAGAACTTTTTGTCCGGTGCGGTGATGAAAATCGGGGATGATGATAAAATTGATGGTGATAAGAATAATGATGATCACGAAATGGAAATTGATGAAG ATTGTTCCCTGTCTCTGGTGTCAGTATCGACGGCAGACAATGGAAACTTGGCCTTACAAGTAGAAGAAGTTaag tcaTTAGCCAAGACAGAAGTGAGTGAGTTCTTGAACGTGAGTGAGCTGCCCAGCTTGGACGGAACGAGTGAGGATCACAAGTATATACTGGGCAAGGTGCAGATACTGAACGGAGAGGGGGAAGAGGACCTCGATGATGATGAAGCTC ACACAATAGTGGTAGACAGTGAAGACGGTTCGATACTACGCATGGTGTCCGGTCAGAAGTTCATATACGAGGGCGGAGAGATATCGCTCGTTATGGCCGATGAACAGAACAACGACTCTAACGACTTGCAAGACGAACAAG ATTCTAATGATGAGACGGCAATAGAATTACAAATGGCTGGTGATGAAGAAACAGCTAAAGCTATCTTAGCAGCAGCTCAGGAGCAAG gtGGAGCATTTATCAAGGTGGAATCAGGTGAAATGTTCCGAGTGCAGACTGTTGAACCACGAGATACTACAACCTTCGTCGCTAAAGATGGAGACCATTTCAAGTGTCTTCTGTGCGAGAAAAGTG GTGAAGTAATGTCGGGTGACGCGGATTCCGTGATGCGACACATGAAGCGCGTCCACGACGCGAGGTTGTACATCTGTCAGTTCTGCGGCGCCATGATGAAGAAGAGACAGGAGTTCTCTGCACATATCG CGGAGCATGCAGCCAAGCTAAAGTCAGCTCCGGCCAAGCAGCACCTGTGCACTACATGCGGCCGGACATTCTCTAGCCGCGCGGCTCTGGGCGAGCACGCGCACGTGCACGCGGGTCTGCGGCCCTACGCCTGCAGCGTGTGCCACAAGAAGTTCGCGTCCAAGTACTCGCACCAGGCGCATCTCAAGACACACTCG AATCGTCCGCGTCCGTTCAAGTGCAGTCAGTGCGGCAAGTCGTTCCTCACACAACAGAATCTCATACAACACGAGAAGACTCACACCGGCCTCAAGGAATTCGTCTGTGGCATATGCA ACAAAGCGTTCAGCACTCAGCACAATCTAGAAGTGCACGGCGTGGTGCACTCGGGCAACAAGTCGTTCGTGTGCCCGTCGTGCGGCAAGGCCTTCGCGCGCCGCCCGGAGCTGCGGGACCATGTGCGGACACACACCG GCGAGCGGCCGTTCTCCTGCGACATCTGCGGCGCGCGCTTCACGCAGCGCTCGAACCTGCACTCGCACCGCCGCGCCACGCACCTGGACGACAAGCGGTACGCCTGCACGCTGTGCCCCAAGAAGTTCAAGCGTAGGAG GTTGCTGGAGTACCACATAAAGGCGTGTCACACGGGCGAGCGACCGCTCAAGTGTGACATGTGCGGCTCGTCGTTCGTGTACCCCGAGCACTACAAGAAACATATACGCATACACAGCGGGGAGAAACCTTACGTCTGCGAG ATCTGCGGCAAGTCGTTCAACTCCCGCGACAACCGCAACACGCACCGCTTCGTGCACAGCGACAAGAAGCCCTACGAGTGTGTGGCGTGCGGCGCGGGGTACATGAGGAAACAGCTGCTGTATGCACATATGAACACTAGC GGTCATTTAGCAGAATCAATAGTGGTGAATCAGCCAAGAGTTATTAAAGTCTCTGAAAAT GTAGCCGGAACGCAACTAGAGTTTGACAGATCTGATTCCCAATCTAGCGACAAATTCGATACG ATATTTGAAGCTACGGAATTGGACCCATCCGGCGTCAAAAcag taaaAGCTGAAACGGAAATTGAAGAAACCAAGCTCATATTGCAAGATG aaaaggGGCAATTGAGTCTTATTCAAGGAACTGAAGACCCTACACTATTAACATTAC ATAATCTAGGCGACAGAAGTCACGGGACGATACTAGAAGCAGTCAGCGCTGAACAAACGAGTGAACCGACTGAg ATCGTAGCGAACGATGAGAACGGTGAAGTGGTGCGTCTCATACAAATCAAATTGCCCGACGGTAACAACGGATGGGTGGCCTTCAACAgattataa
- the LOC142984155 gene encoding uncharacterized protein LOC142984155 isoform X1: MSQCCFICNNRAGVTLRNSTGLFGEHNVLQSGKKVFEVVSEIIEKPIIEKNAHSSVLCKKCFKSCSEFDLIKTRLHKLRRDFLEQFKQSLAIYSIDYDTYGTTIEEDIVKPEPAPPKSVVLGKKLVLPASKLQPIPPDLLLKVGKLPPFSKTGIIPQQLKAAPSTLNLKVTVGSSVLTQTIKTTTTSKPTDKNIDNNILSSLTNSLKHDMDNIVTSQASITPKTSILNFNVNSLPKNFLSGAVMKIGDDDKIDGDKNNDDHEMEIDEDCSLSLVSVSTADNGNLALQVEEVKSLAKTEVSEFLNVSELPSLDGTSEDHKYILGKVQILNGEGEEDLDDDEAHTIVVDSEDGSILRMVSGQKFIYEGGEISLVMADEQNNDSNDLQDEQDSNDETAIELQMAGDEETAKAILAAAQEQGGAFIKVESGEMFRVQTVEPRDTTTFVAKDGDHFKCLLCEKSGEVMSGDADSVMRHMKRVHDARLYICQFCGAMMKKRQEFSAHIAEHAAKLKSAPAKQHLCTTCGRTFSSRAALGEHAHVHAGLRPYACSVCHKKFASKYSHQAHLKTHSNRPRPFKCSQCGKSFLTQQNLIQHEKTHTGLKEFVCGICNKAFSTQHNLEVHGVVHSGNKSFVCPSCGKAFARRPELRDHVRTHTGERPFSCDICGARFTQRSNLHSHRRATHLDDKRYACTLCPKKFKRRRLLEYHIKACHTGERPLKCDMCGSSFVYPEHYKKHIRIHSGEKPYVCEICGKSFNSRDNRNTHRFVHSDKKPYECVACGAGYMRKQLLYAHMNTSGHLAESIVVNQPRVIKVSENQVAGTQLEFDRSDSQSSDKFDTIFEATELDPSGVKTVKAETEIEETKLILQDEKGQLSLIQGTEDPTLLTLHNLGDRSHGTILEAVSAEQTSEPTEIVANDENGEVVRLIQIKLPDGNNGWVAFNRL; encoded by the exons AATGTTCTTCAATCAGGCAAAAAAGTGTTCGAGGTAGTGAGTGAGATTATAGAAAAGCCTATAATAGAGAAAAATGCACACAGCTCTGTGCTATGCAAGAAATGTTTCAAATCTTGCTCAGAATTTGACTTAATTAAGACTAG aTTGCATAAACTAAGAAGAGATTTCCTAGAACAATTCAAGCAATCGTTAGCTATATACAGCATAGATTATGATACCTATGGAACTACGATAGAAGAAGATATTGTCAAACCGGAGCCAGCGCCGCCGAAGTCAGTGGTTCTTGGCAAGAAGCTAGTGTTGCCAGCGTCAAAATTACAACCTATACCGCCGGATTTGTTGCTCAAAGTGGGGAAATTACCACCGTTTTCTAAGACTGGTATCATTCCACAACAACTTAAG GCAGCGCCTTCAACACTAAACCTGAAAGTGACAGTAGGATCCTCAGTATTAAcccaaacaataaaaacaaccaCCACAAGCAAACCCACGGACAAAAACATAGACAACAACATACTAAGTTCTTTAACAAACTCTTTGAAACATGACATGGACAACATCGTGACGTCACAAGCCAGTATTACACCAAAAACGTCCATTTTGAATTTCAACGTGAATAGCTTGCCTAAGAACTTTTTGTCCGGTGCGGTGATGAAAATCGGGGATGATGATAAAATTGATGGTGATAAGAATAATGATGATCACGAAATGGAAATTGATGAAG ATTGTTCCCTGTCTCTGGTGTCAGTATCGACGGCAGACAATGGAAACTTGGCCTTACAAGTAGAAGAAGTTaag tcaTTAGCCAAGACAGAAGTGAGTGAGTTCTTGAACGTGAGTGAGCTGCCCAGCTTGGACGGAACGAGTGAGGATCACAAGTATATACTGGGCAAGGTGCAGATACTGAACGGAGAGGGGGAAGAGGACCTCGATGATGATGAAGCTC ACACAATAGTGGTAGACAGTGAAGACGGTTCGATACTACGCATGGTGTCCGGTCAGAAGTTCATATACGAGGGCGGAGAGATATCGCTCGTTATGGCCGATGAACAGAACAACGACTCTAACGACTTGCAAGACGAACAAG ATTCTAATGATGAGACGGCAATAGAATTACAAATGGCTGGTGATGAAGAAACAGCTAAAGCTATCTTAGCAGCAGCTCAGGAGCAAG gtGGAGCATTTATCAAGGTGGAATCAGGTGAAATGTTCCGAGTGCAGACTGTTGAACCACGAGATACTACAACCTTCGTCGCTAAAGATGGAGACCATTTCAAGTGTCTTCTGTGCGAGAAAAGTG GTGAAGTAATGTCGGGTGACGCGGATTCCGTGATGCGACACATGAAGCGCGTCCACGACGCGAGGTTGTACATCTGTCAGTTCTGCGGCGCCATGATGAAGAAGAGACAGGAGTTCTCTGCACATATCG CGGAGCATGCAGCCAAGCTAAAGTCAGCTCCGGCCAAGCAGCACCTGTGCACTACATGCGGCCGGACATTCTCTAGCCGCGCGGCTCTGGGCGAGCACGCGCACGTGCACGCGGGTCTGCGGCCCTACGCCTGCAGCGTGTGCCACAAGAAGTTCGCGTCCAAGTACTCGCACCAGGCGCATCTCAAGACACACTCG AATCGTCCGCGTCCGTTCAAGTGCAGTCAGTGCGGCAAGTCGTTCCTCACACAACAGAATCTCATACAACACGAGAAGACTCACACCGGCCTCAAGGAATTCGTCTGTGGCATATGCA ACAAAGCGTTCAGCACTCAGCACAATCTAGAAGTGCACGGCGTGGTGCACTCGGGCAACAAGTCGTTCGTGTGCCCGTCGTGCGGCAAGGCCTTCGCGCGCCGCCCGGAGCTGCGGGACCATGTGCGGACACACACCG GCGAGCGGCCGTTCTCCTGCGACATCTGCGGCGCGCGCTTCACGCAGCGCTCGAACCTGCACTCGCACCGCCGCGCCACGCACCTGGACGACAAGCGGTACGCCTGCACGCTGTGCCCCAAGAAGTTCAAGCGTAGGAG GTTGCTGGAGTACCACATAAAGGCGTGTCACACGGGCGAGCGACCGCTCAAGTGTGACATGTGCGGCTCGTCGTTCGTGTACCCCGAGCACTACAAGAAACATATACGCATACACAGCGGGGAGAAACCTTACGTCTGCGAG ATCTGCGGCAAGTCGTTCAACTCCCGCGACAACCGCAACACGCACCGCTTCGTGCACAGCGACAAGAAGCCCTACGAGTGTGTGGCGTGCGGCGCGGGGTACATGAGGAAACAGCTGCTGTATGCACATATGAACACTAGC GGTCATTTAGCAGAATCAATAGTGGTGAATCAGCCAAGAGTTATTAAAGTCTCTGAAAAT cagGTAGCCGGAACGCAACTAGAGTTTGACAGATCTGATTCCCAATCTAGCGACAAATTCGATACG ATATTTGAAGCTACGGAATTGGACCCATCCGGCGTCAAAAcag taaaAGCTGAAACGGAAATTGAAGAAACCAAGCTCATATTGCAAGATG aaaaggGGCAATTGAGTCTTATTCAAGGAACTGAAGACCCTACACTATTAACATTAC ATAATCTAGGCGACAGAAGTCACGGGACGATACTAGAAGCAGTCAGCGCTGAACAAACGAGTGAACCGACTGAg ATCGTAGCGAACGATGAGAACGGTGAAGTGGTGCGTCTCATACAAATCAAATTGCCCGACGGTAACAACGGATGGGTGGCCTTCAACAgattataa